The Pseudomonadota bacterium genome includes a window with the following:
- a CDS encoding hydantoinase B/oxoprolinase family protein, producing the protein MKYRIAIDTGGTFTDIVVADDNGALTLGKAPSTPERSSGGVIDGLKDAARNMSLDLAGLIGGTEVLIYGTTWATNAIITGSTAKTAMLLTEGFPDILVYRQGGKLHPFEMQIDPLKPYVPRSLTVEVPERINAEGGVEKALDEAAVRQSLKRLNKLGVEAVAVCLLWSIKNRAHEVRVGELIEEEMPGTPFTLSHQLNPILREYPRASSTAIDASLKPRMQAHLRELQGDLNAIGFAGEMLVSTVSGGVMHVADVAERPIYMVKSGPAMAPRAGIAYAEAEKLSTDVLVVDTGGTTFDVSLVRNGEVKFTRETWLGPLFYGHNLGLSSVDVRSVGAGGGSLAWIDSGGLLRVGPGSAGAVPGPACYGRGGTEPTVTDAAVVLGYVDPDHFLDGRMPLDSEAARAAVGGIAAALDLALDEAAFSILRIASESMIKAIEEITVNEGVNPRESILVAGGGAAGLNILPIAEALGCRQVLLPKTAGVLSACGAQYSDIVAEFSASQYVRTDHWDGELVADTLADLETQMETFADGLRKRGIVEFHSQYFVDARYLNQQWETEIELAGTDFGEAGAVAALVEKFHEVHERLYGVKEENGMLECLHWKARLTALLERPSPQSSGAERGGVAKAARLKQAYFGAHGRLDTPVYRGADLAPGAEFSGPALVEEPTTTIVVYPGMKARVSAAGNYILDTAPDAKAIPLADDAPIDSVDLAIMANRIDAILREMQGVVMRTARSAVIGQSRDFSCSIVTAENELLATAEGIPAHIFGSHLQTASIAREHPGYREGDAYLHNDPYDGNSHAADWSIMVPMFHDGEHLFTVTVKGHQADCGDSIPTTYTPRARDVYEEGALIFPCVRIQRDGKDNEDIIRICRRRIRVPDQWYGDYLSQLGAARIGERRLKQFTDKYGVARVRQFVSDWFDYAERRALHAIQKLPKGTLINYGTHDPVEPFLPDGVDITVKVEIEPDAGMITVDLRDNPDCIDAGLNLTEACASANAIQGVFENLEPDLPANAGSFRRVNVLLRENCVVGIPRFPHCCSLATTSIADVVVNLTQSAFTQLGDGYGMAQGNLCFAAGMGVISGTDWRRGGADYINQVYVMGGGGPAQPANDGMIYLLTPGGAGLLHRDSIEFDEQRFPVMVRSQRLLADSGGAGRQRGGPATEVIFGPRHDPMTISIMGGGTINPPQGVLGGHDANHAYHGHIKIDGSEEFQPNGVMLTLGAGEFVRSIDNGGSGYGESRSRKAEAVLEDVVEKFVTHETAENLYGVVLTGSAEDGTLAIDADATIARRGALAAE; encoded by the coding sequence ACCAATGCGATCATCACCGGTAGCACCGCCAAAACAGCGATGCTGTTGACCGAAGGCTTTCCGGATATCTTGGTCTACCGCCAAGGCGGCAAGCTGCATCCGTTTGAAATGCAGATCGACCCGCTCAAGCCCTATGTACCGAGAAGCCTGACCGTTGAGGTGCCGGAGCGCATCAATGCCGAAGGCGGGGTTGAGAAGGCGCTTGACGAGGCGGCGGTGCGGCAATCTCTAAAGCGCCTCAACAAGCTCGGCGTTGAAGCGGTAGCAGTGTGTTTGCTGTGGTCGATCAAGAACCGGGCGCACGAGGTGCGCGTTGGCGAGCTGATCGAAGAAGAGATGCCGGGCACGCCTTTCACGCTGTCGCATCAGCTCAATCCGATCTTGCGCGAATACCCGCGCGCCTCCTCGACGGCCATCGATGCCTCGCTCAAGCCGCGCATGCAGGCGCATTTGAGAGAATTGCAGGGCGATTTGAATGCCATTGGTTTCGCCGGGGAAATGCTTGTCAGCACCGTCTCGGGGGGCGTGATGCATGTGGCGGATGTCGCCGAGCGGCCGATTTATATGGTCAAGTCTGGTCCGGCTATGGCGCCGCGCGCCGGCATCGCCTATGCCGAGGCGGAAAAACTCAGCACCGACGTGCTCGTCGTTGATACCGGCGGCACCACCTTCGATGTCAGCTTGGTGCGTAATGGCGAGGTCAAATTTACCCGTGAGACGTGGCTCGGGCCGCTTTTTTACGGACATAATCTCGGTCTGTCTTCGGTTGATGTCAGAAGCGTCGGCGCCGGTGGCGGGTCACTTGCGTGGATCGATTCAGGCGGGCTGTTGCGTGTCGGGCCAGGCAGTGCCGGCGCGGTACCGGGACCGGCCTGTTATGGGCGCGGCGGCACCGAGCCGACGGTGACCGATGCCGCCGTGGTACTGGGCTATGTCGACCCCGATCATTTTCTTGATGGGCGCATGCCGCTCGATAGTGAAGCGGCGCGTGCGGCGGTTGGCGGGATCGCTGCGGCGCTTGATTTGGCGCTTGATGAGGCGGCGTTTTCAATTCTCCGCATCGCCAGCGAATCGATGATCAAGGCGATCGAGGAAATTACCGTCAATGAAGGCGTGAACCCGCGCGAGAGTATTCTTGTCGCCGGCGGCGGCGCGGCCGGGCTAAACATATTGCCGATCGCCGAAGCGCTTGGCTGCCGTCAGGTGCTGCTGCCCAAGACAGCGGGCGTGCTGAGCGCCTGCGGTGCGCAATATTCCGATATCGTCGCCGAGTTCAGTGCCAGCCAATATGTCCGCACCGATCATTGGGACGGCGAACTGGTGGCCGACACGCTGGCCGACCTTGAAACCCAAATGGAGACTTTTGCCGACGGCTTGCGCAAGCGCGGAATCGTCGAGTTCCACAGCCAGTATTTCGTCGATGCGCGCTACCTCAATCAACAATGGGAAACCGAGATTGAATTGGCCGGAACCGATTTCGGCGAAGCTGGCGCGGTCGCGGCGCTAGTCGAAAAATTCCATGAGGTGCATGAGCGTCTCTACGGCGTCAAAGAAGAGAACGGCATGCTTGAATGCCTACATTGGAAAGCTCGCCTGACCGCGCTCCTGGAGAGGCCTTCGCCACAATCCTCGGGTGCCGAACGTGGTGGCGTGGCGAAGGCGGCGCGCCTCAAGCAAGCCTATTTCGGCGCTCATGGCCGGCTTGATACACCCGTCTACCGCGGCGCCGATTTGGCACCGGGCGCGGAATTTTCAGGTCCCGCCCTGGTCGAGGAACCGACCACCACCATTGTCGTCTATCCCGGCATGAAGGCACGGGTGAGTGCTGCCGGCAATTATATTCTCGACACGGCACCCGATGCGAAAGCGATACCTCTAGCTGATGATGCGCCGATAGATTCAGTGGATTTGGCGATCATGGCCAATCGCATCGACGCCATCTTGCGCGAAATGCAGGGCGTCGTGATGCGCACGGCACGCTCCGCCGTGATCGGCCAATCGCGCGATTTTTCCTGCTCCATCGTCACCGCGGAAAACGAATTGCTCGCCACCGCCGAGGGCATACCGGCGCATATCTTTGGCTCGCACCTGCAAACCGCGTCGATTGCGCGCGAGCATCCGGGGTACCGCGAAGGCGATGCCTATCTCCACAACGACCCCTATGACGGCAACAGCCATGCTGCCGATTGGTCGATCATGGTGCCGATGTTTCATGACGGCGAACATCTGTTTACCGTCACCGTCAAAGGCCATCAGGCGGATTGCGGCGATTCGATCCCCACCACCTACACGCCGCGCGCGCGCGACGTTTATGAAGAGGGTGCGCTGATCTTCCCGTGTGTACGCATTCAGCGCGATGGCAAGGACAATGAAGATATCATTCGTATCTGTCGGCGCCGCATACGGGTGCCCGATCAATGGTATGGCGATTATCTGTCGCAATTGGGCGCGGCTCGCATCGGGGAGCGGCGGCTGAAGCAGTTTACTGACAAATATGGCGTCGCCCGGGTGCGTCAGTTTGTCTCCGATTGGTTCGATTACGCCGAGCGCCGCGCGCTGCATGCCATTCAGAAGCTGCCTAAGGGCACGCTGATCAATTACGGCACGCATGATCCGGTCGAGCCGTTTCTGCCTGACGGAGTGGATATCACCGTCAAAGTGGAGATCGAACCGGACGCCGGCATGATCACAGTGGATTTGCGCGACAATCCGGATTGCATCGATGCCGGTCTCAATCTCACTGAGGCTTGCGCCAGCGCCAACGCAATCCAGGGCGTGTTTGAGAATTTGGAACCTGACCTGCCGGCCAATGCGGGCAGTTTTCGTCGTGTGAATGTGCTGTTGCGCGAGAATTGCGTTGTCGGCATTCCGCGCTTTCCGCATTGCTGTTCGCTGGCGACGACGAGCATCGCCGATGTGGTGGTGAACCTCACCCAATCCGCGTTCACCCAGCTCGGTGATGGCTACGGCATGGCGCAGGGCAATCTCTGTTTCGCTGCCGGCATGGGCGTTATTTCGGGAACCGATTGGCGGCGCGGCGGGGCGGATTATATTAATCAGGTCTATGTGATGGGCGGCGGCGGCCCGGCGCAGCCGGCCAATGACGGCATGATTTATCTTCTGACACCGGGCGGCGCTGGTCTGTTGCACCGCGACAGTATTGAGTTCGACGAACAGCGCTTTCCGGTGATGGTCCGCTCGCAACGCCTATTGGCCGATTCAGGCGGCGCTGGGCGGCAGCGCGGCGGACCCGCGACCGAGGTGATCTTCGGCCCCAGGCATGACCCGATGACGATCAGCATCATGGGCGGCGGCACGATAAATCCACCGCAGGGCGTTCTTGGCGGGCATGACGCCAATCACGCCTATCACGGCCATATAAAAATAGACGGTTCGGAAGAATTTCAGCCCAACGGCGTGATGCTGACACTCGGTGCCGGCGAATTCGTGCGCTCGATAGACAATGGCGGCAGCGGCTATGGCGAGTCGCGCAGCCGCAAGGCCGAAGCAGTGCTAGAAGACGTCGTGGAAAAATTTGTTACGCACGAGACTGCGGAAAACCTATACGGTGTGGTGCTGACCGGCAGCGCTGAAGACGGCACCCTGGCGATCGACGCCGATGCCACAATCGCTCGGCGCGGCGCGCTGGCGGCAGAGTAG